A portion of the Melitaea cinxia chromosome 1, ilMelCinx1.1, whole genome shotgun sequence genome contains these proteins:
- the LOC123655655 gene encoding uncharacterized protein LOC123655655 isoform X1 encodes MANILDVSTPDNLQYQFFPVSSGSVQFKIRAANDAHIALTMGPQESDPMIEIFIGGWGNTKSVIRRNRTKPDKVEIETPGILNAGEFRGFWVRWDGGIVSAGREGESIPFISWSDPEPFPIGFVGVCTGWGASGTWKIEDGAEFNTPDKLEYKFGPVAAGSLEFEYRGKHNCHICLTPVPAETDPMYEIILGGWENTQSVIRHCRQKPDKVTVPTPGLVNPNQFRKFIVQWHCGKLSVRDGSTGAVLMEWIDPSPFPITHFGVRTGYGTTGQWRISHFYRDGARPLPPTAPPAAALYSSPPGYPGAPHVGGGAPMYGGAGVWVDMTSGQVPPGAVVGGQDCSGEPLYVARAQHQGALIPGKLVSSHGCAYVAWGGQEHGKPEYQVLVGGPNNWVPTSGSNIPPRAFPGGQSEDGEPLFVGRVRHEGSVTTGKVQQSHGVCYISFGGQELGFPDYEVLVS; translated from the exons ACGTTTCGACCCCAGATAACCTCCAGTACCAATTCTTCCCGGTATCCAGCGGATCCGTACAATTCAAAATAAGAGCTGCCAATGACGCTCATATTGCTTTAACCATGGGACCACAAGAATCGGATCCCATGATCGAG ATATTTATTGGTGGTTGGGGTAATACCAAGAGCGTTATCAGAAGAAACAGAACAAAGCCCGATAAAGTTGAAATTGAAACCCCCGGGATTCTGAATGCTGGCGAATTTCGCGGCTTTTGGGTGAGATGGGATGGCGGCATCGTGTCTGCTGGACGTGAAGGAGAATCTATTCCTTTCATTTCCTGGTCCGACCCGGAACCATTTCCGATAGGTTTTGTTGGTGTTTGCACAGGTTGGGGGGCGTCTGGTACCTGGAAAATCGAAG ATGGAGCTGAATTCAATACACCGGACAAATTAGAGTATAAATTTGGACCCGTCGCTGCTGGGTCTTTGGAATTTGAGTACCGTGGAAAACACAACTGTCACATTTGCCTCACTCCGGTACCAGCTGAAACCGATCCTATGTACGAGATCATTCTCGGTGGATGGGAAAATACTCAATCCGTCATTAGGCACTGTAGACAAAAACCAGATAAG GTTACTGTCCCGACTCCCGGTCTCGTGAACCCCAATCAATTCAGAAAGTTTATCGTCCAATGGCACTGCGGCAAATTGTCAGTTCGCGATGGAAGTACTGGCGCTGTGTTAATGGAATGGATAGACCCGTCACCTTTTCCCATCACTCACTTCGGCGTGCGCACTGGATATGGCACAACAGGACAATGGCGTATTTCACACTTCTATAGAGATGGCGCAAGACCAC ttccTCCAACAGCGCCACCAGCAGCGGCTCTGTACAGCTCTCCTCCTGGCTACCCTGGCGCCCCCCATGTAGGAGGCGGTGCGCCTATGTATGGTGGTGCTGGTGTCTGGGTGGACATGACATCCGGTCAAGTACCGCCAGGTGCTGTGGTCGGAGGACAAGACTGTTCGGGTGAACCGCTTTACGTGGCCAGAGCACAGCACCAAGGAGCCCTTATTCCTGGAAAACTAGTTTCCTCTCATGGATGCGCTTATGTAGCTTGGGGCGGACAAGAACACGGAAAGCCTGAGTACCAG gtGCTAGTCGGAGGCCCTAACAACTGGGTGCCGACCAGTGGATCGAATATCCCGCCTCGCGCGTTCCCAGGAGGCCAATCAGAAGATGGTGAACCTCTCTTCGTTGGTAGGGTTCGCCATGAAGGTAGCGTTACAACTGGAAAAGTTCAACAATCTCATGGAGTATGCTACATCTCTTTCGGAGGCCAAGAATTAGGTTTCCCCGACTATGAGGTCCTCGTGtcttaa
- the LOC123655655 gene encoding uncharacterized protein LOC123655655 isoform X2 yields MANILDVSTPDNLQYQFFPVSSGSVQFKIRAANDAHIALTMGPQESDPMIEIFIGGWGNTKSVIRRNRTKPDKVEIETPGILNAGEFRGFWVRWDGGIVSAGREGESIPFISWSDPEPFPIGFVGVCTGWGASGTWKIEVPPTAPPAAALYSSPPGYPGAPHVGGGAPMYGGAGVWVDMTSGQVPPGAVVGGQDCSGEPLYVARAQHQGALIPGKLVSSHGCAYVAWGGQEHGKPEYQVLVGGPNNWVPTSGSNIPPRAFPGGQSEDGEPLFVGRVRHEGSVTTGKVQQSHGVCYISFGGQELGFPDYEVLVS; encoded by the exons ACGTTTCGACCCCAGATAACCTCCAGTACCAATTCTTCCCGGTATCCAGCGGATCCGTACAATTCAAAATAAGAGCTGCCAATGACGCTCATATTGCTTTAACCATGGGACCACAAGAATCGGATCCCATGATCGAG ATATTTATTGGTGGTTGGGGTAATACCAAGAGCGTTATCAGAAGAAACAGAACAAAGCCCGATAAAGTTGAAATTGAAACCCCCGGGATTCTGAATGCTGGCGAATTTCGCGGCTTTTGGGTGAGATGGGATGGCGGCATCGTGTCTGCTGGACGTGAAGGAGAATCTATTCCTTTCATTTCCTGGTCCGACCCGGAACCATTTCCGATAGGTTTTGTTGGTGTTTGCACAGGTTGGGGGGCGTCTGGTACCTGGAAAATCGAAG ttccTCCAACAGCGCCACCAGCAGCGGCTCTGTACAGCTCTCCTCCTGGCTACCCTGGCGCCCCCCATGTAGGAGGCGGTGCGCCTATGTATGGTGGTGCTGGTGTCTGGGTGGACATGACATCCGGTCAAGTACCGCCAGGTGCTGTGGTCGGAGGACAAGACTGTTCGGGTGAACCGCTTTACGTGGCCAGAGCACAGCACCAAGGAGCCCTTATTCCTGGAAAACTAGTTTCCTCTCATGGATGCGCTTATGTAGCTTGGGGCGGACAAGAACACGGAAAGCCTGAGTACCAG gtGCTAGTCGGAGGCCCTAACAACTGGGTGCCGACCAGTGGATCGAATATCCCGCCTCGCGCGTTCCCAGGAGGCCAATCAGAAGATGGTGAACCTCTCTTCGTTGGTAGGGTTCGCCATGAAGGTAGCGTTACAACTGGAAAAGTTCAACAATCTCATGGAGTATGCTACATCTCTTTCGGAGGCCAAGAATTAGGTTTCCCCGACTATGAGGTCCTCGTGtcttaa
- the LOC123657363 gene encoding craniofacial development protein 2-like, translated as MDKNMELLLLKIDEKLEKQAEKITHSVNINVMEILDEKLKTITEENNILKNKVSELERKLKSVDREKRKNNLVLFGLEETGKSEGELIDYIKELISDTGVCLDSHEINSINVKEDYSKEILEKRKQLQPQLEEEKKKGNIAYIKYDKLIVLNPKNNNREKRKRETSDSPKSSALKKTTKHQTVTFQKTYDCIGKSEKFPQRLVPAGSIDHYPLTARRHKTLNIATLNSRTLRTEESLHELEKALEDINWDILGISEMRRLGEKIEERTDYILFQKGEVPGQGVGFIIKQSLKQQIHELIGLSDRIAILNIVIPGYKKLWTIIQCYSPTEQASKIESQLFYHELSKTITRYSNNHIILMGDFNAQVGAKQCKEEYVLGNYGQGKRSAHGEVLVEFLLQHNLTLLNSMYKKNQKNRWTWISPDGSTKNEIEYITTNYPKAFTDTSVIAKFNFNTNHRMVRSKINIEPPKKSRKYFSPCNIKHHSKETIKKIKQSLIQSTEELTTSNTDTNVKYGKLENILTNVKVKQIRAKKVNINLVIQPYNS; from the exons ATGGATAAAAACATGGAATTACTTCTTCTCAAAATTGATGAGAAACTTGAAAAACAAGCCGAAAAAATAACTCATTCGGTAAATATAAATGTCATGGAAATACTAGACGAGAAGCTGAAAACAATTACCGAGGAGAACAATATTCTCAAAAACAAAGTATCAGAATTGGAACGAAAACTTAAATCAGTCGACAGAGAAAAACGCAAAAATAATCTAGTGTTATTTGGCTTGGAAGAAACGGGAAAATCTGAAGGGGAACTTATAGACTATATTAAAGAACTTATTTCAGATACGGGAGTCTGCTTGGATAGCCACGAAATTAACA GTATTAATGTGAAAGAAGATTATTCTAAAGAAATCCTGGAAAAACGAAAACAGCTACAACCTCAactagaagaagaaaaaaagaaggGCAACATCGCTTACATAAAGTACGACAAACTGATAGTCCTAAATCCGAAAAACAACAATAGGGAAAAGCGGAAACGGGAAACTTCTGATTCTCCTAAATCATCAGCATTGAAAAAAACAACTAAACACCAAACAGTGA CATTCCAAAAAACTTATGATTGTATCGGAAAATCGGAAAAATTCCCACAACGGCTGGTCCCCGCGGGAAGTATTGATCACTACCCTCTAACAGCGAGAAGACACAAAACACTCAACATTGCAACCTTAAATTCGAGAACACTTAGAACTGAAGAAAGCCTACACGAACTAGAAAAAGCTCTCGAGGACATAAACTGGGACATATTGGGAATTAGCGAGATGCGACGATTGGGAGAAAAGATCGAAGAGCGAACCGACTACATACTGTTTCAAAAAGGGGAAGTACCCGGACAAGGAGTTGGATTCATTATTAAACAGTCATTGAAACAACAAATACATGAGCTAATTGGACTCTCTGATCGTATAGCCATTCTCAACATTGTCATACCGGGATACAAAAAATTATGGACAATTATACAATGTTATTCTCCAACAGAACAAGCGTCAAAAATAGAAAGTCAACTTTTTTACCATGAACTATCAAAAACAATAACTAGATATTCCAACAACCACATTATTTTAATGGGCGATTTTAATGCTCAAGTCGGGGCAAAGCAATGTAAAGAAGAATATGTCTTGGGAAACTACGGCCAAGGAAAAAGAAGCGCACACGGCGAAGTTCTAGTCGAATTCCTATTGCAACACAACCTTACGCTCCTAAATAGTATGTATAAGAAAAATCAAAAGAATAGGTGGACGTGGATTTCGCCCGATGGCAGCActaaaaatgaaattgaataCATTACAACAAATTATCCAAAAGCCTTCACAGATACGTCGGTCATAGCAAAGTTTAATTTCAACACAAACCACCGTATGGTAAGAAGCAAAATAAACATAGAACCACCAAAGAAATCCAGAAAATACTTTTCTCCGTGTAACATAAAACATCATAGCAAAGaaactataaagaaaataaaacaatctcTTATTCAATCAACTGAAGAATTAACCACCAGCAATACTGACACTAATGTGAAATATGGAAAACTTGAAAATATACTGACTAATGTTAAAGTTAAGCAGATCAGagcaaaaaaagtaaatataaacttagtaATACAACCTTACAACTCATAG
- the LOC123655764 gene encoding uncharacterized protein LOC123655764, translating into MKKVKGGKPHWVKFHKKLPEDSIIGGYEEEVLYIMRAMHETALTPGKFVPSTGKGYVEWGWHVHEKSEFEIFCGYDCIWVPSSGNKIPVGAIEAGYTEGVHEIMYIGRVMYNNHVIPGKIAPSHCVCYIAYAGQSLAIEEYEILVDPFQRNKSVNDFYVSNLHTPNSM; encoded by the exons ATGAAGAAAGTAAAGGGTGGGAAACCACATTGGGTTAAATTCCACAAGAAGTTGCCAGAAGATTCAATTATAGGTGGATATGAAGAAGAAGTCCTTTACATAATGAGAGCTATGCACGAAACAGCTCTAACTCCGGGAAAATTCGTTCCCTCAACTGGAAAGGGCTACGTAGAATGGGGATGGCATGTCCATGAGAAGTCGGaatttgaa ATTTTCTGTGGATATGATTGCATTTGGGTTCCATCGTCCGGTAATAAGATACCAGTAGGAGCAATTGAAGCTGGATACACTGAAGGAGTGCATGAAATAATGTACATAGGTCGTGTAATGTACAATAATCATGTAATACCAGGAAAAATTGCACCATCTCACTGTGTTTGTTATATTGCCTATGCTGGACAATCATTGGCAATAGAAGAATATGAAATTTTGGTAGATCCATTTCAAAGAAACAAAAGTGTTAATGATTTCTATGTTTCAAATTTACACACTCCGAATTCAATGTga
- the LOC123657561 gene encoding ATP-dependent DNA helicase PIF1-like yields the protein MLLRNLDVSEGLCNGVRLIVTSLCNHIIKAKIVTDEQSGKEVYIPRITLDSSKGQLGCTVQRHQFPVRSTFAMTVHKSQGQTFESVGVDLRSSPVFMHGMLYVAFSRVKVKVRLSNDDSRHTRNIVWKEVLS from the coding sequence ATGTTGTTGCGTAATTTAGACGTATCAGAAGGTCTATGCAATGGTGTAAGACTCATTGTAACAAGTCTGTGTAATCAcataataaaagcaaaaattgTTACTGATGAACAATCCGGCAAAGAAGTATATATACCAAGAATAACCCTTGATTCATCAAAAGGACAACTTGGATGCACCGTGCAGCGTCACCAATTTCCCGTTAGATCAACATTTGCCATGACTGTCCACAAATCCCAAGGGCAAACATTCGAATCTGTTGGGGTTGACTTAAGGTCAAGCCCGGTCTTCATGCATGGCATGTTGTATGTAGCATTTTCTAGAGTTAAGGTAAAAGTTCGTCTTTCAAATGATGATTCTCGACACACCCGCAATATAGTTTGGAAGGAAGTATTAAGTTAA